From one Streptococcus oralis genomic stretch:
- a CDS encoding acyl-[acyl-carrier-protein] thioesterase: protein MGLTYQMKMKIPFDMADMNGHIKLPDVILLSLQVSGMQSIELGVSDKDVLERYNLVWIITDYAIDVVRLPRFAEEITIETEALTYNRLFCYRRFTIYDEAGQEIIRMVATFVLMDRDSRKVHAVEPEIVAPYQSEFDKKLIRGPKYANLEDPISKDYHVRFYDLDMNGHVNNSKYLDWIFEVMGADFLTKYIPKKINLKYVKEVRPGGMIASAYELKGLESKHEIISDGEINAQAMITWQEIEAN from the coding sequence ATGGGCTTAACTTATCAAATGAAAATGAAAATTCCTTTTGATATGGCGGACATGAACGGTCATATCAAACTTCCAGATGTGATTTTGCTGTCCTTGCAAGTATCAGGTATGCAGTCGATTGAACTGGGAGTTAGTGACAAAGATGTGCTAGAACGTTACAATCTGGTCTGGATTATTACAGATTATGCGATTGACGTGGTTCGCTTGCCTCGCTTTGCTGAAGAGATTACGATTGAAACAGAAGCATTGACTTACAATCGTCTTTTTTGCTACCGCCGTTTCACTATCTATGATGAAGCAGGTCAAGAAATCATTCGCATGGTAGCAACCTTTGTTCTCATGGACAGAGACAGTCGTAAAGTCCATGCTGTCGAACCGGAGATTGTTGCGCCTTACCAGTCTGAGTTTGATAAAAAACTCATCCGCGGACCAAAGTATGCAAATCTAGAAGATCCGATCAGTAAAGACTACCATGTTCGTTTTTACGACTTGGATATGAATGGTCATGTCAATAATAGCAAATATCTGGATTGGATTTTTGAAGTCATGGGAGCAGACTTTTTGACCAAGTATATTCCAAAGAAAATCAATCTCAAATATGTCAAAGAAGTGCGACCAGGTGGCATGATTGCTTCAGCTTATGAACTCAAGGGACTAGAAAGCAAGCATGAGATTATCAGTGATGGCGAGATTAATGCCCAAGCTATGATTACTTGGCAAGAAATTGAAGCGAATTAG